The window AGAAAGATTGAACTCAGTTTTTTATTCAGCAAAAGCAGTTCCTGCTGATTGGGCTTACTGATATTCCAGATGAGATACTGATAATCGTTGTCAATGACCAATGCCTGATCGCCGAAACTTGATACAAAATACTGCAGAGATGACCTCGATCTGAACATTGTCGGAAGTTTATCACCGCCTGGATCGAGATTTAACAATTCATAATAAGAGTTGTCTGCGGTCTCCGGCGGCGGATACAGAGGATTATGATGTGGTTCGTAGGTTAATAGCGATGTTATCCAATTGTTTTTCTCCAGCAGGTTTGGTCGTTCAATGGCTGAACAAACGCATGCCCTGGCCCTGATCAGCTCGTCAAAAGGAAAATGAATAAGTAACCCCCTGCTGATAAGGTAACTGATGTTATTGATCACAAACAACTCGGCTGGCTCAAATTTGATTTCGTCACTCTCCGAAAAATTAATTATCGTTTTTTGAATATCTGCGTTGGGAGAAATTATCCAAGTATTACGGGAGCCATAGGTTTTCCCTTGCTGCCCTGCTTTGGTCATTTCCCAAAACTGAAACTGCCGTTCAGGAAATTCATTGAATTCGGTGGTAAAGAAGCTACTGTCGGCTTCCTCTTCATCTCCAAAGTTTCCCTGTATCTCATAGTATTGTCCGTTAATATAGTTCGTCAGATAATCATTTGCGAGTTCGGGAAAAGCAATTGGAATTTTATGCAGATTTTCCCGAAAATTTTCCAAGCGGTCAACATGGTTAGACCATTCATCTGTATCATAGTCGCTACCCATAAGCTCTGCAAGGGAATGAATTTTTTGGGCCAGTGCACTGGTGTTGATGGGCTTTAACCCAAGGTCTGTGAAACCAGAACTGGTGGAATAACCTATACGTTCAGCGAACTCTGCGAACTCCTGACTCAGATAAGCAGCTTCCGCGCAGTTATAGGCCAGATCTGAATACTGCCGGGCGCCTTCAATATATATTCTCAGAATAAATCCGTCAGCATTTTCGCGAACAAAGTTTTTAATCGATTCTAACGCTGGTTTTTCTTCTTTGAGGCCTTCGAAATACAGTATCTCCATTCACAATGATATATAAACCTAAAGATAATATATTCTTTTAGGAACGGTAATTAATCAAATGACTTATCGGTTTATCGGGTGATAAAATAAGCAATTGTAACTTATAGTTCACTTAATTTGAAGGTTTAAACTTAAACACGCAGACACCTATTCAGGCGGGCCAGATTTGCTAAATATTACATTCGATGGACGATGAAAATCCGGAAGATGTCTACCCCGCTGCCGCAGGCCCATTCCCGTGATCCCGTATACCATCACGACGTTATAGTAAAGCACAAAGTCCCACCTCTCTCCACAGCCCGCGTTAGTGATGGCAGTGGATACCGGCCCAGCGCCTAAGGCCTGTGTAGTATGAACGAACAGCACGGCCCGCAGGGAACGCCATTTTTAAAAGTTAAAATTCAAAAGTCAAAAAGTATCAGGTTGTGAGTATCGGGACTTTTTAGCCGGAAAATTGAAATTATACACTCTCATCACAACTAAGTCCACACTTTTTTAACGCTGAAATATGTGTATATTTGGTAATAGAAAGGAGGCAAATATGAAAACGAACCTAACAGGTAAAGGCGCATCCCGGATTCACAAAAGCGTGTCTCCTGAGGAAATTATTGCCGCCGGAGGAACTACCGCTTTTGGGATAAAAACAGGCAAAAATAACGAAGAACTTAAGAAAGCGCTTAAGAATTCGGCTGAACCAGAGCCTTTTACTGAAGAAGAATGGGAGGGCTTATTAAAACAAATAGCCAACGATAAGTAATGAATTTATTACTGGATACCAATATTCTTTTGTTTATTTCGAGGACGAGGAACACAGATAGTTTTGTAGATTTTATTAATCCTGATAACTCAAGCTTGTATATATCGGTAGCATCTGAAGCCGAAATTAAATCATTAGCACTTAAAAATAATTGGGGTGCTAAACGTGCCGATATTCTGCATGGTTTTTTAGATGGGATCAATATTGTAGAGATTAGTCAATCTTACGTCGATATTTACGCAGAGATCGACGCATATTCGCAAAGGTTGAATCCGGATTTTAAGGAATACTCGTTTGAAACCCCAAGAAATATGGGCAAAAACGATCTATGGATCGCTTCGTTGGCAGCTTTATTAGGCTTGCAGTTAATTACAACAGATACTGATTTTGACCACTTGCATAATGTATTCTTTCCGGTAAGGCGAATATTGCCGGAAGATTTTCGGCAGTTCTTTTAATAGTTGTACCTATGCAGGCAAATCACTATTTAGGATTTGTTTAGTTTTCATATTGATAAATTTTTGTTGCAAATATTCCCCTCATCACCCCTTCAAATAATGCAACCCCACGCATCCCGATTTAAAAATCTTGGCATCTACCAGTTTCCAGTTTAGCTTTTCCTGCAGCGGGAAATCTTCCATCAACTTTTTTCCTTCGCCAATAATTACCGGGTGAATTACAATATGAATTTCGTCGATCAGGCCGAGTGCCATGAGTTGCGAACGCAGGCTTACGCCGGCGATGGAGATTTTTTTGCCGGGCTGCTGTTTCAGTTTTAGCATTTCGGCTTCCAGGTTGTCGCGCATAATGCGTGTATTGTCTTCCAACCTTTGAAGGGTGCGCGAAAAAACAATTTTATCAACGTCGACAACGGTTTGCGCAAATGCATTGCCCGCTGCCGTGCCCGACTGGGTTTCGGCCACCTCGGTCCAATACGGAACTATCAAATCGTACATCTTACGTCCGTATACCACCAGGTCTACGTCGTGCGCCAAGTCGGCAAAATATTGGTGAATTTCTTCATCGCCATTAAAATTGGTGTGTTCGTAACAGCCGTCTATACTGATATTCATGCCAAAAGTTACAGTTCTCATGGGGTTGGTTTTAGTGTTGATTTTTATGACTGGTTTTGCTAAATAAATATCAAAAATAAAATACGTCGTTCATAGCGGAGAGGGCCAGGTGCGACAAAAAAGAGGCGTTTAAGTCGGAAGTCTTTAGTCGGAAGTCTGATTTTTCAGGACTTAAGGCTTCAGACTCCACCCGTGCATAGTTGCTAAACGATTTAGTTGAAAGATAAAATTTATACAAAACTTAAAAAACTTTCCCGCCGCTTGGGGGCTGCACCCTGCTGACAGCATCTTACCATTATAAACCAATTGAAAAACAATACCATAAGCCGGGCTGCCGGGCATTTTTAGCCTTTGCAGCTGCCGGGGTAAACCAGCATTCATGATTTTTTTAGGACGGCAGTTTTTTACAGGCTGGGCGGGAGCGTGATCGTATAGGGGATGGTGGCTAAGACTCACCCGGCCAGGCTGCGCCCGCCACCCTCTCTCTTCACCTGCGGTGGAAAGAGGGGCTTGAACGGGGGCCAAACCCGGCATACTAAATTGATTCAGCACTTCAAGCCCCTCTTTCCGGCGAAGCCGAAGAGAGGGTGGCGGGCGCAGCCTCGTCGGGTGAGTCTTCGCAATTTCAAGGGGTTTTTAATATTGCAACAAACAGGGGCAGGCTTTATATAAACCAATTAAACAAAATCAATTTCTATGAAAATTATGAAAAACAATGTTAAACAAACCTGCGGCACATTGGGCGTGCTGCGTGCTTTTAAATTGATGGGCCGGGCGGGGTATGGCCTGCTGCTGGCGGTACTGGGCTGTATGGCGGTGGCATCGGGCTGTAAAAAGGAGGGGCGGTTGGCGGCCGGGGCGCCGACGGCTTCGGCAGCGGTGGCCGGCCGTAAGCTGGTAACCAATGCAACCCTGCCTACCCGTGCCGAGGCGCTGGTGGCCATGCAGGTTTACAATAATACTTTTTACAACCAGTACGGCACCTACGGCCCCAGCTTTAAGGCCTATTACTGGAAAGACCAGAACCACACCACCCGCATGGATTTCTGGACACAGGCCGAGGCTATTGAAACCCTCATTGACGCTTACAATATAAACCCCAATGTGGATTTGAAGAACAAAATCAGCTACCTGTACAACGGTATGCGCGATGGTTACGGCCTTACCTGGGAAAGCAATATTTATAACGATGATATTATTTGGGGCAGCCTGATGTGCGTGCGCGCCTATGCCATTACCAATGATGGCGGCATGTTGGATATGGCCAAAAACAACTTCGCCATTGTATGGAACCGCGCCTATGATACCTCCCTGGGCGGAGGTTTGTGGTGGACTACCGCCAAGCAAACCAAAAACGCCTGCGTAAACGCGCCGGCCATTATTTGTGCCATGAAATTGTACGCTGCCACCGGCGATGCCAGTTACCAAACCAAGGCCAAGCTGCTGATGGATTGGATGGTGGCCACCCTGTATACCAGCAGCGGCGAGGTTAAAGGCGCTATAAACGCGGCCGGCACCATTACCGAAGGCAGCCGCTCATACACGCAAGGCACGTTCATTGGCGCCTGCGATGCCCTGCGCCTGCAATACCCTGCCGTAAACTACGCCGCAATGGCCAACAACGTAATGAACTACAGCAAAAACAACATGTGCCAAACCCCTGGCGGCATATTGCTGGATGAGTACGACACCGCCGATACACAGGGCTTTAAGGGCATATTTGCCCGCTGGGCCTGTATTTACGTGCACTCGGCAGGTTTACAAAGCACTTATGGCAACTGGCTGGATGCCAACGCCACGCAGGCTTGGTCTATACGCAACAACAGCGGACAAATGTGGGGCAAATGGGCCACCCGCACCCCCGACGGCACCATCCTGAACGCATTTGAAACCACGCCTGGCGTAGCGATGGTGAATGGTATTTACTGGTACCGCTAAATTAATTTAGCCTGCCCCTGTTTGTTTTTGTGATTTTTGTTTGATGATGTTTTTGATATCCGGAAATGTTATGTGCCAGTTAACAGAATTTTAGCTGCAAATTTCGTTACAGAAAAAACATCTTGTCATCCCCAAAATTGTCAGCAGAGGGAGCTTCGGACGAAAGCGGCCAAAACGATGGCGGGCGGTGCGATGGCAGGGCATAGGATGTTTTTGCAGGTGGGTGGGGCCTGCCGAGCCGGGGCAAAATAAATCCAGCCCAGGTTTTGGCGGTTTTGCAGGGCAAAGGCCCGTGCGGCAAAGAAGCATTTCTGCTGACTTGATTTTTGGTTACTTTGTATCAAGACAAAGTAACAGCCCTCCCGCGGCGAATGAGCGGGCCGATGTTGTAGCTTCTACAAAGTAATTTCGTAAATCGGAATTTTCAGAATTTGAGAATGAGCAGAATTTTACGGTGCCCAACGAGTGCTTTACCGAGTCTGGCAGGGTGTTCACGGGTACAAAAATCCACAGGCCATCTACCTCTGGCAAAACTGGGCCAATTTACCTCGCTCTAAAATTGTCCGAACATTTAATTGTCTGATATCTAATACTTTAAGTGTTCGACTCCCGAACACCTGCTTATCTCCGTAAAAAACCGAACGCCAGGCGGTAATATCAAGACCTGAGTTATAACCACCCTGCCAAAAATCTTGCTACCTGATACTTGCTACTTGATACTAAAATCTTGCTGTTAAGTTTTACATTTGCAGCATGAGTAAGTTATGGCAAAAAACCACTAATGTAAATCAGCTGGTTGAAGATTTTACCGTAGGTAAAGACAGGGAGTTTGACCAGGAAATGGCCGCGTTTGATGTGCTGGGCTCGTTGGCCCACACCCGTATGCTTGAAAGTATTGGACTGATGGATGGTGCTGATCTTGAACTTGTTCAGCGTGAGCTAAAAGCTATTTATGCTGATATTGAGGCCGGTAATTTCAACATCGAAGATGGGGTAGAGGATGTACACTCGCAGGTAGAAATGCTGCTAACCCAACGCATTGGCGATGCCGGCAAAAAGATCCATTCCGGCCGCTCCCGTAACGACCAGGTGTTGGTCGACCTCAAATTATTCTTCCGTCACCAGTTGCAACAGGTAGTTGAGGAAACCGAAACCCTTTTTCGCCAGTTGATTACACTAAGCGAGCAGCATAAAGATGTGCTGCTGCCTGGCTATACCCACTTGCAGGTTGCCATGCCATCCTCGTTCGGCCTTTGGTTTGGCGCCTATGCCGAAAGCCTTGCCGATGATCTGGAACTGGTGTTGGCTGCTTATAAAATCACCAATAAAAATCCTCTGGGTTCGGCAGCTGGTTATGGCTCGTCGTTCCCGCTTAACCGTACGCTAACTACCCAATTATTGGGGTTTGAAAGCCTGAATTATAACGTAGTATACGCCCAGATGGGTCGCGGTAAAACCGAGCGAATCATTGCCCAGGCGCTATCGAGTATAGCTGCCACCCTTGCCAAAATGGCTATGGACCAGGCGCTTTACCTGAGCCAGAACTTTGCCTTTGTAAGCTACCCCGATACATTAACTACCGGTAGCAGCATTATGCCTCACAAAAAAAATCCGGATGTTTGGGAGATTATGCGCGGCAAATGTAATCGCCTGCAAGCCCTCCCAACGGATGTAGCTATGATGACCACCAACCTGCCATCAGGCTATCACCGCGAACTGCAGCTGCTCAAAGAACTCCTGTTCCCGGCCTTTGCCGACCTGAAGAAATGCCTGCATATGGCCACTTTCATGCTCCAGAATATAACAGTGAATGCTGATATACTGAAAGATCCCAAATATGCATACCTGTTTAGCGTTGAGGAAGTTAATCGCATGGTTTTAAGCGGAACCCCTTTCAGGGATGCCTACAAACAAGTAGGCTTAGCTATAGAACAAGGCGAGTTTAACCCTGATAAAACGGTAAACCACACCCACGAAGGCAGTATAGGCAACCTGGGTAACCAGCATATAACTGCCGCCTTTGATAAGCTGCTCATCAACTTTGATTTCGGGAAAGTTGAAACGGCAATAAAGGGGCTGGTGGCTTAGCAAAATGGTAATCCTGCTGGATATAGATGGAGTATTAGTAACCGAACCGTCCTGGAAAAAGGTAGAAATTGGTGCCGATGGCTTCATGCTGTTTAACAAACTATCGGCACAAAACCTGGCTGATATTTTGTTGCTAACAGGCGCCGAGGTGGTTTTAGCCAGTACACATAGAATTAACTTTGCTATTGAACGTTGGCTGGACATCTTCAAAATCAGGGGGGTAACTATTAATAAATTATCTAAACTTAATGATAAGAAATCCCTAACGGATATGCAGGATCGTGGTAACGAAATTCAGGAGTGGATACATAAAAACGGCGAAGTGAACTACGTTATTATAGACGATGACTTGTCAATAAATAACCTGCCTGAGGCTATAAAACAAAAGTGGGTTACCATCAAACCCCATATTGGAATTGATATTGAGGCCAAACAAAAGGCCCTGGATATTCTTTTAACTAATCGGTGAAATTATCTATAAACCAGTGTAATCCTTAAAAATGAACGGACAAAACAGAAGCGATATTTACCCAGGCCTGGAAGTGGATATTATCCTTAAAAAAGACCAGCGCACGGGCACGCTTACCCGCGGGATTGTGAAAAGGCTGTTAACCAGCGCATCATACCATTCCCGTGGTATAAAAGTGCAGCTGGACGACGGCCAGGTTGGCCGGGTGGCCTGGATTGTTGATGAAGAAGATTAATTCATGATTTCTACACAATTGTTTACCATATTTACCTTGTACTTACCATAGTGCAATCCAATATGCCTGCAAGCCCTCAACGAAAATCGAAATTATGGTTACGGTTAGATACGCATCACCGATTGTTAGTATCCTTACTTGTTGCTACAGCTACACTTATTTTCATATGGGGCCGATTTAGCATACCGGCAACAACGTTGGTTACGTGGTCGGCATTTGGGTTAAGTGTTATAGTGATGGATTGGATTATCATCCTGTCATCGCATCCAATGGAGGTTAGGCACATAGCCAAAATTGAGGATTCCAGCCGGGTATTGATATTTGCTTTTGTAATTGTAGCATCAATCATAAGTCTCCTGGCAATTTTTTTCCTGCTCAAATCATCTAAACAGCTGTCTCCTGCCGTAGTTACCGGCCATGTATTATTGGGGATGACATCGGTAATTATCTCCTGGATATTGGTGCATACCATATTTACCCTGCGTTACGCACATATGTATTACGCTACAGATACCGATGGCGATAACAAGACCAAACCTTTGGGCGGGCTGGAATTTCCCGGCGATGAAAAGGGTTTTGAGCCCGATTATCTTGATTTTGTATACTTCTCCTTTGTGTTGGGGATGACTTTCCAGGTATCGGATATCGAGATCTCGTCCCGGCAAATCCGCCGGCTGGCATGGATCCACGGTATGATATCTTTTGCTTTTAATACTGCTATTGTGGCATTAAGCATTAATGTAATTTCGGGACTGGTATCAAACTGATACAAAGTCGGCAGTCTTTAGTTGGCAGTCTCGAGTCATATTTTCTTTTTGACTTAGAACTTGCGGCTTCCTACTCAAGACTATCCTTTAATTTAAGTTGGCAAGGCATTAAAACAAACCGCCCTGCTGATCAATGAATTTGGGGCGAAGTAAATTTGTGCCAAGGGCCGCATTTAATTTTTTGGTTACATAATCTGACAGTATGGGCGAAAACCTTTCATCATGCTGGTGCATAAAGAACCAAACCGATTTTAAACCTTCCTGCTGCCATTTTTTTATCCTTTCTACCCACATATCCAAACGGGCCTCATCAATGCTGTATTCGCCCATTTTATCAGTACAGCCCACAAACCGGATAAAGGCGTGAGGCGTGGGCAAACTCATGTGTATTACGTCGCGGCGTCCGGAGGCGTCGGTTATTACGGCGCCAATATTAAGATCGCGAAAAAGACTGAATACTTTGTCGGCGTTTTCCTGTTGGGCAAACCATTCTTTATGCCTTAGTTCTACAAAAACGGGTACATCTTTGGGCAAAGCCTCCAGGTATGCTTTCAGTTCGGGGAAGCTTTTGGGGGTGTAGTTATCGCTCAATTGCAAAAATAACGGTCCCAGCTTTTCGCCGAATGCCATGATGCCTTCATAGTAAGTTGTAGTAATATCGTCGGCATTTTTTAGCCTGCGTATGTGGCTGATGCTTTGCGAAAATTTGGGGCAAAATTTAAAACCGGGGTTGCTTTCGGCTTTGGCTTTCCATTTGGCAATGGTATCGGGGCCATAAACGTTATAAAATGTGGCATTCAGTTCAATGCAATCAAAGTGTCTTACATATTCATCCAAAAAATTAGCTTCCTTGGTTTTAGGCGGATAGATTTGCCCAATCCACTCCTTGCGTCCCCACTTTGCACAACCAACGTGAACCTGTATTGGCTCGTTGTTTTTAGCCGTTGCTAATACCGAAGTAGTGAGTTCTGTATCAGGCGGAAGTGTAAAATCTATTAAGGGTAATTCTTCGGGTGCTACTTTGCCAAATTCCATGGTTAGTTGATTAAGTATCTGAATCAGAATTTTCAGAATTTAAGAATTTTAAAAATAGCAATATTGATAGAAAGTTTTCTATTCTGCTAATTAAATAATTCTGTAAATTCTGATTCTGACAAAATTACCCCAACAAATCCACTTTAAACAACGGCTTCACTCGTTTTTTGCTCGCCTGCTCATATGCATACCCCAGCTTAATAATATCGCCTTCTTTCCAGGCTGTGCTGAAAAACGACAGGCCGATAGGCAAACCATGTAGCAATCCCATGGGTACAGTAATGTGCGGGTAGCCCGCCATAGCTGCCGGGCTCGAGAAGCCGAAACCGTTGTCGTAATCGCCATTTACAAGGTCGATGCACACTGCCGGGCCGTTAGTGGGGCCTATGATGGCATCCAGTTTGTTATCGGTTAAAATTTTATCTATAGCCTTGCGGGTGCCCGTATTGGTTTGCTTTACAGCTTTTAGATACTCTTCGGTGTTTAAGTCGCCTTTGGCCTGGGCCAGTTCAAGGGTTTCCTGTTTAAAAAAGGGCATAGCTTTGGCTTCGTTTTGCTTGTTATAGGCAATTACATCGGCCAGGGTTTTTACTTTGCTGTTAGCATTGCTTAAATACAGGTTCAGCCCATCTTTAAATTCATATAATAAAACCGGGAATTCACTTTTGCCGATATCTTTAAGCTCTTTATTCAACTCAACTTCAATCACGGTAGCGCCTTTACTTTGCATGGTTTTAATGGCGTCTTTCAGTAAAGCTACCATACCTGGGTTGCCATCCATTGCTGATTTTTCGACCCCGAGGCGTTTGCCTTTTAAACCATCTACATCTAAAAACCTGGTGTAATCAGCCTCTGCCTTGCCCTTGCCCGCCAGGGTAAAACTGTCTTGTGGATCAACGCCGGCCAGGGCTCCTAAAAAAATGGCCGCATCTTTAACGGTGCGGGCCATAGGCCCGGCAGTGTCCTGTGTTTTGGAGATAGGAATAATGCCCGATCTGCTCCACAACCCTACAGTAGGTTTAATACCCACCAACCCGTTTACTGATGATGGTGATACGATTGAGCCATCCGTTTCGGTACCAATGGCTATGGTGCATAAATTGGCCGCTACAGCACTGCCCGATCCTGCGCTTGAGCCGCTGGGGTTACGATCGAGAATATAGGGGCATTTGGTTTGGCCGCCCCGGCTGCTCCACGCGCTGGTAGAGTGTGTTGAACGGAAGTTGGCCCACTCACTTAAATTGGTCTTGCCCAATAAAACGGCCCCGGCCTCGCGTAGCTTGTGGATAATAAAGGCGTCTTGTTTGGCAAAATTGTCACTCAGGGCCAGCGAACCGGCCGTGGTATGCATATTATCGCCGGTGTTTATATTATCCTTTATCAGCACTGGTATGCCATGTAAGGGGCCGCGTACTTTGCCTTTCTCCCGCTCTTTATCCATAGCATCGGCCATGTTTAAAGCATCCTTATTTAATTCAATAACGGAGTTTAACTTTGGGCCATTCTTGTCAATCTCATCAATACGTTTCAGGTAAAGCTCGGTAAGCAGGTGCGATGTATATTGCTTAGCCTTCATTTTTTCCTGCAAATCGGTTATAGTGGCTTCCGAAAGTTCAAACAGATCATCCTTACTATCCGTGGCGGTGGTATCTGGTTTTTTATCATCTGTTGCTGGCTGGCTGCATGATGCAGCAACCAATGTTGATAACGTAAGGCCAGCTAATGACCCTGTTTTAAGAAAATTTCGTCTGTGCATAACCGGTTGTTGAAAAGCATCTACAAATAACAAAATATTTGCCGGATAAAAAATTATCAACCTAAAATGTTACAACATGTATTTATGTACAGCCGGTTTATGCACAGACGTTTAGCAGTTAACGTTTGGCATATATAATTAACGATGCTTTCGCGATAACATTTTGGTTTAGCATAAAGCCAACTAATGCAGGCGATGCCTTATCGCCAACACCAAGCTTGTCTGTTTTTAAGGCAAAAATGGTAATGACATAACCATGGGCAGCATCATTTACCGGCGGGCAGGGGCCGCCATAACCCGGAACACCAAAATCGGTGTTGCCTTGTGTGGCACCGGCGGGCAACTCATTTGCCCGTTGGCTGCCCGCGCCTTGTTTAAGTTGGTGAACGCTGGCAGGGATATCTAAAACCACCCAATGCCACCAGCCGCTGCCGGTAGGGGCGTTGGGATCGTACATGGTAATGGCGAAACTTTTGGTGCCTTGTGGTGCATTTTGCCATTCCAGTTGGGGCGATTTGTTGAGCCCCGTGCAGCCAAATGTATTTGATGCAAATTCATTGGTGAATTGCCCGCCCAGATCGGCGCTTTTTAATGTAAAGGTTTGCGCTTTGGCGCTTAAGCAGCTTATAACTGCAAATAAAAATAAGATGAACTTTTTCATGATATTGGATATAAATAATACCCAAATGTGGTTTGTTTTCGCGGCCAGGCGTTAATGCCGGCGGCTCAAAAACTATTGAAAAAAGCTCATATTTCTTGTGCGCTCATTTGGTACTGTTTTGGGCTTACGCCAAATTTTCTTTTAAATGCAGATGAAAAGTTCGAAAGGTTATCGTACCCGAAATCGATGTAAAGCGATGTGGCGTTTTTACCTTGTTCAAGCTGCTGCCGGGCTACCTCAAGCTTTCTCTCGCGGATGTATTTGCCGGGGGGCATGTGATAAACCTTTTCAAAGTCGCGTTTAAATGATGCCAGGCTCTTGTTGGCCAAAAAGGCCAGCTCATCAAGCGTAAGGTTATTGAACAGGTTGTTCTCCACTACGTTTTTTAACAGCAATTCGGGCAATGGGGTATTACTTCGCAACAGGCTGGTCAATTGGCTGCCATAACTATGCAGTAAAACTAAAAGTAGTTCTTCTACTTTGTTGGCGGCCAATAAATACGGCAAATTTTGCCCTTCCTGTATCAGCGTTTGTATGCTTTTAACATAGCCGGCAATGTAATTAGTTTGCCTGAACTTAATATAGTCTGGTGTTACCGTGTTTGGCCGCGAGGTCAGTTTATGCCGGTTTAAAAAATCCTGGGCGAAAGCTGATGAAAAGAATATCAGTATACTGCTGTATTGACGATTGTTTAAA is drawn from Mucilaginibacter ginsenosidivorax and contains these coding sequences:
- a CDS encoding type II toxin-antitoxin system VapC family toxin; the protein is MNLLLDTNILLFISRTRNTDSFVDFINPDNSSLYISVASEAEIKSLALKNNWGAKRADILHGFLDGINIVEISQSYVDIYAEIDAYSQRLNPDFKEYSFETPRNMGKNDLWIASLAALLGLQLITTDTDFDHLHNVFFPVRRILPEDFRQFF
- a CDS encoding dihydrofolate reductase family protein, which gives rise to MRTVTFGMNISIDGCYEHTNFNGDEEIHQYFADLAHDVDLVVYGRKMYDLIVPYWTEVAETQSGTAAGNAFAQTVVDVDKIVFSRTLQRLEDNTRIMRDNLEAEMLKLKQQPGKKISIAGVSLRSQLMALGLIDEIHIVIHPVIIGEGKKLMEDFPLQEKLNWKLVDAKIFKSGCVGLHYLKG
- a CDS encoding glycoside hydrolase family 76 protein; this translates as MKIMKNNVKQTCGTLGVLRAFKLMGRAGYGLLLAVLGCMAVASGCKKEGRLAAGAPTASAAVAGRKLVTNATLPTRAEALVAMQVYNNTFYNQYGTYGPSFKAYYWKDQNHTTRMDFWTQAEAIETLIDAYNINPNVDLKNKISYLYNGMRDGYGLTWESNIYNDDIIWGSLMCVRAYAITNDGGMLDMAKNNFAIVWNRAYDTSLGGGLWWTTAKQTKNACVNAPAIICAMKLYAATGDASYQTKAKLLMDWMVATLYTSSGEVKGAINAAGTITEGSRSYTQGTFIGACDALRLQYPAVNYAAMANNVMNYSKNNMCQTPGGILLDEYDTADTQGFKGIFARWACIYVHSAGLQSTYGNWLDANATQAWSIRNNSGQMWGKWATRTPDGTILNAFETTPGVAMVNGIYWYR
- the argH gene encoding argininosuccinate lyase — its product is MSKLWQKTTNVNQLVEDFTVGKDREFDQEMAAFDVLGSLAHTRMLESIGLMDGADLELVQRELKAIYADIEAGNFNIEDGVEDVHSQVEMLLTQRIGDAGKKIHSGRSRNDQVLVDLKLFFRHQLQQVVEETETLFRQLITLSEQHKDVLLPGYTHLQVAMPSSFGLWFGAYAESLADDLELVLAAYKITNKNPLGSAAGYGSSFPLNRTLTTQLLGFESLNYNVVYAQMGRGKTERIIAQALSSIAATLAKMAMDQALYLSQNFAFVSYPDTLTTGSSIMPHKKNPDVWEIMRGKCNRLQALPTDVAMMTTNLPSGYHRELQLLKELLFPAFADLKKCLHMATFMLQNITVNADILKDPKYAYLFSVEEVNRMVLSGTPFRDAYKQVGLAIEQGEFNPDKTVNHTHEGSIGNLGNQHITAAFDKLLINFDFGKVETAIKGLVA
- a CDS encoding HAD domain-containing protein; translation: MVILLDIDGVLVTEPSWKKVEIGADGFMLFNKLSAQNLADILLLTGAEVVLASTHRINFAIERWLDIFKIRGVTINKLSKLNDKKSLTDMQDRGNEIQEWIHKNGEVNYVIIDDDLSINNLPEAIKQKWVTIKPHIGIDIEAKQKALDILLTNR
- a CDS encoding YwbE family protein; translated protein: MNGQNRSDIYPGLEVDIILKKDQRTGTLTRGIVKRLLTSASYHSRGIKVQLDDGQVGRVAWIVDEED
- a CDS encoding DUF1345 domain-containing protein, with translation MPASPQRKSKLWLRLDTHHRLLVSLLVATATLIFIWGRFSIPATTLVTWSAFGLSVIVMDWIIILSSHPMEVRHIAKIEDSSRVLIFAFVIVASIISLLAIFFLLKSSKQLSPAVVTGHVLLGMTSVIISWILVHTIFTLRYAHMYYATDTDGDNKTKPLGGLEFPGDEKGFEPDYLDFVYFSFVLGMTFQVSDIEISSRQIRRLAWIHGMISFAFNTAIVALSINVISGLVSN
- a CDS encoding DUF72 domain-containing protein, with translation MEFGKVAPEELPLIDFTLPPDTELTTSVLATAKNNEPIQVHVGCAKWGRKEWIGQIYPPKTKEANFLDEYVRHFDCIELNATFYNVYGPDTIAKWKAKAESNPGFKFCPKFSQSISHIRRLKNADDITTTYYEGIMAFGEKLGPLFLQLSDNYTPKSFPELKAYLEALPKDVPVFVELRHKEWFAQQENADKVFSLFRDLNIGAVITDASGRRDVIHMSLPTPHAFIRFVGCTDKMGEYSIDEARLDMWVERIKKWQQEGLKSVWFFMHQHDERFSPILSDYVTKKLNAALGTNLLRPKFIDQQGGLF
- a CDS encoding amidase, whose amino-acid sequence is MHRRNFLKTGSLAGLTLSTLVAASCSQPATDDKKPDTTATDSKDDLFELSEATITDLQEKMKAKQYTSHLLTELYLKRIDEIDKNGPKLNSVIELNKDALNMADAMDKEREKGKVRGPLHGIPVLIKDNINTGDNMHTTAGSLALSDNFAKQDAFIIHKLREAGAVLLGKTNLSEWANFRSTHSTSAWSSRGGQTKCPYILDRNPSGSSAGSGSAVAANLCTIAIGTETDGSIVSPSSVNGLVGIKPTVGLWSRSGIIPISKTQDTAGPMARTVKDAAIFLGALAGVDPQDSFTLAGKGKAEADYTRFLDVDGLKGKRLGVEKSAMDGNPGMVALLKDAIKTMQSKGATVIEVELNKELKDIGKSEFPVLLYEFKDGLNLYLSNANSKVKTLADVIAYNKQNEAKAMPFFKQETLELAQAKGDLNTEEYLKAVKQTNTGTRKAIDKILTDNKLDAIIGPTNGPAVCIDLVNGDYDNGFGFSSPAAMAGYPHITVPMGLLHGLPIGLSFFSTAWKEGDIIKLGYAYEQASKKRVKPLFKVDLLG
- a CDS encoding YbhB/YbcL family Raf kinase inhibitor-like protein; translation: MKKFILFLFAVISCLSAKAQTFTLKSADLGGQFTNEFASNTFGCTGLNKSPQLEWQNAPQGTKSFAITMYDPNAPTGSGWWHWVVLDIPASVHQLKQGAGSQRANELPAGATQGNTDFGVPGYGGPCPPVNDAAHGYVITIFALKTDKLGVGDKASPALVGFMLNQNVIAKASLIIYAKR